In Pelosinus sp. UFO1, one genomic interval encodes:
- the spoIID gene encoding stage II sporulation protein D, whose translation MKKIIACAVLLVLVLVIIVPALVVGGFNREPSSDRSENVAKGEHILIRVYLHEQNKIVEMNLEEYIKGVVAAEMPAEFELEALKAQAVAARTYAVKSMVAFGGSGIAEQPGADVSTDFRQSQAWQNETKLKERWGTNYDRYWSKISRAVEETRGQVATYNGELIQAVFHSTSGERTASAKEVWGFDYPYLISVPCNWDQKSPRYHDKKEFTLAQVEQILGPETQVVATMQNGGSGPAQIVSTTESGRVGQVRIGSKILSGAEIREKMDLRSSNFNVAIEDGKMVFNTIGYGHGVGLCQYGANGMAKDGHDFRQIITQYYTGVALKNIYAS comes from the coding sequence GTGAAGAAAATAATAGCATGCGCTGTATTGTTAGTATTGGTGCTGGTTATTATTGTTCCGGCTCTGGTAGTGGGCGGCTTCAATAGAGAACCAAGTTCAGATAGGAGTGAGAACGTGGCGAAGGGAGAACATATATTAATAAGAGTATATCTTCACGAGCAGAATAAAATTGTTGAAATGAATCTCGAAGAATATATTAAAGGGGTTGTAGCGGCAGAAATGCCTGCAGAGTTTGAGTTGGAGGCATTAAAAGCCCAGGCGGTTGCAGCGAGGACCTACGCGGTTAAAAGCATGGTCGCATTTGGTGGCAGTGGAATTGCAGAACAACCTGGTGCAGACGTAAGTACTGATTTTAGGCAAAGTCAAGCTTGGCAAAATGAGACAAAATTAAAAGAACGCTGGGGGACGAATTATGATCGTTATTGGAGTAAGATCAGCCGAGCAGTAGAGGAAACAAGGGGCCAAGTAGCGACTTATAACGGAGAACTTATTCAGGCAGTATTTCATTCGACGAGTGGGGAACGGACAGCCAGTGCCAAAGAAGTATGGGGCTTTGACTATCCATATTTAATTAGTGTGCCTTGCAACTGGGATCAAAAATCACCCCGCTATCATGACAAGAAAGAATTTACGTTGGCACAAGTAGAACAAATACTAGGGCCGGAAACCCAAGTAGTAGCAACCATGCAAAACGGAGGTAGCGGGCCAGCGCAGATTGTCAGCACAACAGAATCAGGCAGGGTAGGCCAAGTGCGTATTGGCAGTAAAATTTTATCAGGAGCTGAGATTCGCGAAAAAATGGATTTGCGTTCTAGCAACTTTAACGTAGCAATTGAAGATGGAAAAATGGTTTTTAATACAATTGGCTACGGTCATGGTGTGGGTTTATGCCAATATGGGGCTAATGGTATGGCGAAAGATGGTCATGATTTTCGTCAAATCATTACCCAGTACTATACGGGAGTAGCTCTTAAAAATATCTATGCTTCCTAG